A stretch of the Nitratireductor thuwali genome encodes the following:
- a CDS encoding helix-turn-helix transcriptional regulator: MYDERQLDVVASEIAEAIEQACFGAAPWSHACELFSSAFPGGFTALMNQDFIHERVNFHEIINMESVFVDSYCARYGHINPWVEMWTRMPSGSVFVAERDRPARTFTHTEYYNDWLMPQGDVIAGVGLKVDASPTDVIFFPIHYPQRYSEKYDVPAAEISRRLVGVIERAAGITGALNAEAEKLTAPSALVERHGGPAFVVDGSLQLTETNEQAIDHVSRGRLVRCRSGRLSFTDRRLNKRVAGIVRDLSRSPAAAASRCLWEGADGPWVLHFARLPSTASLPTLLPRRTQVLIVMKSLADHSPLDIESFARHFGLTPAERRFCVSLFHGRTLLEAALEHGISHGTARQRMKAIFQKTGTHRQSELCLLLARLSL; encoded by the coding sequence ATGTACGACGAGAGACAGCTGGATGTGGTCGCCTCCGAAATCGCCGAAGCCATCGAGCAGGCATGTTTCGGGGCTGCCCCTTGGAGCCATGCCTGCGAACTCTTTTCCTCGGCGTTTCCCGGCGGGTTCACAGCCTTGATGAACCAAGATTTCATCCATGAGCGGGTGAATTTTCATGAAATCATCAATATGGAATCGGTATTTGTAGACAGCTATTGCGCGCGCTATGGCCACATCAATCCATGGGTCGAGATGTGGACGCGAATGCCAAGCGGAAGCGTATTCGTGGCAGAACGGGACAGGCCCGCCAGAACCTTTACGCATACCGAATATTACAACGACTGGCTCATGCCCCAAGGCGACGTCATCGCCGGTGTTGGACTTAAAGTGGACGCGAGTCCGACAGACGTCATATTTTTCCCGATACACTATCCGCAAAGATATTCCGAAAAGTACGATGTCCCCGCCGCAGAGATCTCCCGCCGCCTCGTCGGCGTGATCGAACGGGCCGCCGGTATCACAGGCGCGCTCAATGCCGAAGCAGAGAAGCTGACTGCACCATCGGCGCTGGTCGAACGGCATGGCGGCCCGGCTTTTGTCGTGGACGGCTCATTGCAGTTGACCGAAACGAACGAGCAGGCAATCGACCACGTTTCGAGGGGGCGCCTGGTTCGTTGTCGCTCCGGCCGTTTGTCTTTTACCGACCGCCGTCTGAACAAGCGTGTCGCCGGCATCGTGCGCGATCTCAGCCGCTCACCCGCCGCCGCTGCCAGCCGCTGTCTGTGGGAAGGTGCCGACGGCCCCTGGGTCCTTCATTTCGCGCGCCTGCCCTCGACGGCTTCGCTGCCCACGCTTCTGCCCCGCCGCACCCAAGTACTCATCGTGATGAAGAGTTTGGCCGACCACAGTCCGCTGGACATCGAAAGCTTCGCCCGCCATTTCGGCCTTACGCCTGCGGAGAGGCGCTTCTGCGTGTCTCTCTTCCACGGACGGACGCTTCTCGAAGCCGCGCTCGAACACGGAATATCGCACGGCACCGCCCGGCAGCGGATGAAGGCGATTTTCCAGAAGACGGGAACACATCGGCAGTCGGAGCTTTGCCTGCTCCTGGCGCGGCTTTCCCTTTGA
- a CDS encoding serine aminopeptidase domain-containing protein has protein sequence MGSLYAPGGRRRDDPLPFSGNRLTSDDRRFARNQSIVAHHPELAMGAPTAAWVYAACVASDRVRDPRFMASIRIPILFLAAGADRVVSTPAIERYARGLRSAAALTVDGARHELLQEADFYREQVLAAATTYILGDSAAENGSLALA, from the coding sequence ATGGGAAGCCTCTACGCCCCCGGCGGCAGGCGGCGCGACGATCCCTTGCCCTTCAGCGGCAACAGGCTGACAAGCGACGACCGGCGCTTCGCGCGCAACCAGTCGATCGTCGCGCACCATCCGGAGCTTGCCATGGGCGCCCCCACCGCCGCCTGGGTATATGCCGCGTGCGTGGCCTCCGATCGCGTGCGCGATCCCCGATTCATGGCCTCAATCCGTATTCCGATCCTGTTTCTGGCTGCCGGCGCCGACCGTGTGGTTTCGACGCCGGCGATCGAGCGCTATGCGCGCGGGCTGCGCAGCGCCGCTGCGCTCACGGTCGACGGCGCCAGACATGAACTGCTGCAGGAAGCCGATTTCTACCGCGAACAGGTGCTCGCCGCCGCCACGACCTATATATTGGGGGACAGCGCCGCCGAGAACGGATCCCTGGCGCTGGCTTGA
- a CDS encoding alpha/beta hydrolase: MTELLRQVPENPVPAGTKAGLMKAADGLHIRYALFPNAAPSGTIVLLPGRNESIEKYFETVGDLAKRGFACAMLDWRGQGGSGRLLSDPRKGHIERFDDYVSDLNQFFTDIILPDCRPPFHLMAHSMGALVALLAARDLVNRVRRMVLLAPRWTFPRRCQCRR, translated from the coding sequence ATGACTGAGCTCCTTCGCCAGGTACCGGAAAATCCTGTCCCTGCCGGCACCAAAGCCGGGTTGATGAAGGCCGCCGACGGGCTACACATCCGTTATGCCTTGTTTCCCAATGCCGCTCCGAGCGGCACAATCGTCCTCTTGCCGGGCCGCAACGAAAGCATCGAGAAGTATTTCGAGACCGTCGGCGATCTGGCCAAGCGCGGTTTTGCCTGTGCGATGCTCGATTGGCGCGGACAAGGCGGCTCCGGCCGGCTGCTGAGCGACCCCCGCAAGGGGCACATCGAGCGCTTCGACGATTATGTGTCCGACCTCAATCAGTTTTTCACCGACATCATACTGCCGGATTGCCGGCCCCCGTTTCATTTGATGGCCCATTCCATGGGAGCGCTGGTTGCGCTGCTGGCAGCGCGGGACTTGGTCAACCGGGTGCGCCGCATGGTCCTTCTGGCCCCCCGCTGGACTTTTCCGCGCCGCTGTCAATGCCGGCGCTGA
- the queF gene encoding preQ(1) synthase → MTEKTNIYGHLTQLGSPSPLPGSPEEARLERVPNPQADSPYCVRFTAPEFTSLCPMTGQPDFAHLVIDYVPGQWLVESKSLKLYLGAFRNHGAFHEDCTVSIGRRLADLLEPEWLRIGGYWYPRGGIPIDVFWQTGPAPASVWIPEQGVPTYRGRG, encoded by the coding sequence ATGACGGAAAAAACCAACATCTACGGGCATCTGACCCAGCTCGGCTCCCCAAGCCCCCTGCCCGGATCGCCTGAAGAGGCCAGGCTGGAGCGGGTGCCGAACCCGCAAGCCGACAGCCCCTATTGCGTGCGTTTCACGGCGCCCGAATTCACGTCGCTCTGCCCGATGACGGGCCAGCCGGACTTTGCCCATCTGGTGATCGACTATGTGCCGGGCCAGTGGCTGGTGGAGAGCAAATCCCTGAAGCTCTATCTCGGCGCATTCCGCAACCACGGCGCGTTCCACGAGGATTGCACCGTCTCCATAGGCAGGCGGCTGGCGGACCTTCTGGAACCCGAATGGCTGCGGATCGGCGGATACTGGTATCCCCGCGGCGGCATACCCATCGATGTGTTCTGGCAAACCGGGCCTGCTCCCGCCTCGGTCTGGATACCCGAGCAGGGCGTGCCGACCTATCGCGGACGGGGATAA
- the cpdR gene encoding cell cycle two-component system response regulator CpdR has protein sequence MARILLAEDDEDMRRFLVKALERAGYEVIDFDNGAGAYARLREEPFSLLLTDIVMPEMDGIELARRATEIDPDLKVMFITGFAAVALNPDSNAPRDAKVLSKPFHLRDLVNEVEKLLQAA, from the coding sequence ATGGCACGAATTCTCCTTGCAGAAGACGATGAAGATATGCGGCGTTTCCTCGTGAAGGCGCTTGAGCGCGCCGGCTATGAGGTCATCGATTTCGACAACGGCGCCGGCGCCTATGCCCGCCTGCGCGAGGAACCCTTCTCGCTGCTCCTGACCGACATCGTCATGCCGGAGATGGACGGCATCGAACTGGCTCGCCGCGCCACGGAGATCGACCCGGACCTCAAGGTCATGTTCATCACCGGCTTCGCCGCCGTGGCGCTCAATCCCGACTCCAACGCACCGCGTGACGCAAAGGTTCTGTCGAAACCTTTCCATCTTCGCGATCTCGTGAACGAAGTGGAAAAGCTGCTGCAGGCGGCTTGA
- a CDS encoding protein-L-isoaspartate(D-aspartate) O-methyltransferase, whose product MIWDFDEARRRMVERDLVGGGIRDGAVLEAMRKVPRHEFVPEDMKASAYDDAPLPIGEGQTISQPYVVAYMIEASGLVRGERVLEIGTGSGYAAAVMAEIAAEVHTIERYEALADAAQARLQRLGYGNVHVVQGDGTLGLPEKAPFDAIVAAAGGPDVPAAWKEQLAPGGRLIMPVGTRTEQRLIRVVLDEHGNTSEEDLLPVRFVALVGSAGWRAE is encoded by the coding sequence ATGATCTGGGATTTCGACGAGGCCCGCCGCAGGATGGTGGAGCGCGATCTCGTCGGGGGCGGCATCAGAGACGGGGCGGTGCTGGAGGCGATGCGAAAGGTGCCGCGCCATGAGTTCGTGCCCGAGGATATGAAGGCATCGGCCTATGACGACGCGCCGCTGCCCATCGGCGAAGGCCAGACCATCTCGCAGCCCTATGTGGTGGCGTATATGATCGAAGCTTCGGGCCTGGTGCGGGGCGAGCGCGTGCTGGAGATCGGGACCGGCTCGGGCTACGCGGCCGCGGTGATGGCTGAAATCGCCGCAGAGGTCCATACGATCGAGCGCTACGAGGCACTGGCCGATGCGGCGCAGGCAAGGCTCCAGCGGCTGGGCTACGGCAATGTGCACGTCGTGCAGGGCGACGGAACGCTGGGACTTCCGGAAAAGGCGCCTTTCGACGCGATCGTCGCGGCGGCGGGCGGACCCGATGTTCCAGCGGCCTGGAAGGAGCAGCTTGCGCCCGGAGGGCGGCTCATCATGCCCGTCGGCACCCGGACGGAGCAGAGGCTCATCCGGGTCGTGCTCGACGAACATGGCAATACCAGCGAGGAAGACCTGTTGCCCGTCCGCTTTGTCGCGCTTGTGGGCAGCGCGGGCTGGCGCGCCGAATAG
- a CDS encoding Hsp20 family protein: protein MRHVDFSPLYRSTVGFDRLFTMLDSLAQPDNGQTYPPYNIERTGDDAYRISMAVAGFSENDISVEAHRNLLTIKGEKSEEQENEGTELLYRGIAGRSFERRFQLADHVEVKGAALKDGLLHIDLVRNVPEEMKPRQIPISRASKDKAKQIEGQTAA, encoded by the coding sequence ATGCGTCATGTCGATTTTTCCCCGCTTTACCGTTCGACGGTCGGCTTCGACCGTCTATTCACCATGCTCGATTCGCTTGCCCAGCCAGACAACGGGCAGACTTATCCGCCCTACAACATCGAGCGGACAGGCGATGATGCCTACCGCATCTCAATGGCTGTTGCCGGCTTTTCCGAGAATGACATCTCGGTCGAGGCGCATCGCAATCTGCTGACGATCAAGGGCGAAAAGAGCGAGGAGCAGGAGAACGAAGGCACGGAGCTGCTTTATCGCGGCATCGCGGGCCGCAGCTTCGAGCGCCGTTTCCAGCTCGCCGACCATGTCGAGGTCAAAGGCGCTGCGCTGAAGGACGGCCTTCTGCACATCGACCTCGTGCGCAATGTTCCCGAGGAGATGAAGCCGCGCCAGATCCCGATCTCGCGTGCCTCCAAGGACAAGGCCAAGCAGATCGAGGGGCAGACCGCGGCCTGA
- a CDS encoding DoxX family protein, producing the protein MKLIRNVAHLHHRVFAALETGTEGWLLGLGARFAFLAVLYFYFLSSARTKVGEGIAGFFNVADGAYFQIALPAVEAAGFDVSNVPFLPWTPVVWAGTYAEFVLPLLIVLGLFTRLAALGMIAFVVVQSVVDITVHDVGAETTGAWFDRFSDGLIWDQRTLWVFLLAHLVIKGAGYVSLDALLYRWTMNRQPLKEAEGRV; encoded by the coding sequence TTGAAACTGATTCGGAATGTCGCCCACCTGCACCACCGGGTTTTCGCCGCCCTTGAAACCGGCACCGAAGGTTGGCTGCTTGGCCTTGGTGCGCGCTTCGCCTTCCTTGCGGTGCTCTATTTCTACTTCCTCAGTTCCGCCCGGACAAAGGTCGGCGAGGGAATTGCCGGCTTCTTCAACGTTGCCGACGGCGCTTACTTTCAGATCGCCTTGCCTGCCGTCGAGGCCGCCGGCTTCGACGTCTCCAATGTCCCGTTCCTGCCATGGACGCCAGTCGTGTGGGCGGGCACCTATGCCGAATTCGTCCTGCCTCTGCTGATCGTCCTGGGGTTGTTCACACGGCTGGCGGCACTTGGGATGATCGCCTTCGTCGTCGTTCAATCCGTCGTCGACATCACGGTGCACGATGTCGGAGCGGAGACCACAGGTGCCTGGTTCGACCGCTTCTCCGACGGCCTCATCTGGGATCAGCGCACGCTCTGGGTCTTCTTGCTGGCCCATCTGGTGATCAAGGGCGCGGGCTACGTCTCGCTGGACGCCCTGCTCTATCGATGGACCATGAACCGCCAGCCTTTGAAGGAGGCCGAAGGCCGCGTGTAA
- a CDS encoding efflux RND transporter periplasmic adaptor subunit — protein MTWWKQLLLGLFILVATMAIWYRFVPGAAQIVAEWGLGQGPAEAAVSQDGAPGRGGARRGGPGGAGSAVVVRPVTDATINDRLTAIGTGRALHSVAVRPYASGRLVEILAKPGEPVEAGAVIARLDAEAEEIALDRAQLALDDAQARLERIEALRSSNTVTAVQQTEAELQVRNAALALRDARLALARRQIIAPIGGMLGILPVSLGDYVTSSSDIARLDDRSQLLVDFWVPEKYARAITVGAPLVAESVARPGERYQGQVRAIDNQVDEGSRTLRIQGLIENPGDVLRSGMAFQVTMRFDGESFPAVDPLSIQWGSDGAYVWVVRDGVARRTPVRIVQRNADLVLVDGTFEDGDQVVTEGVHSVREGQKVMVAGDEAGNGGAGRGS, from the coding sequence ATGACCTGGTGGAAACAGCTCCTATTGGGCCTGTTCATTTTAGTGGCCACCATGGCCATCTGGTACCGTTTCGTGCCAGGGGCGGCGCAGATCGTGGCCGAGTGGGGGCTGGGCCAGGGACCGGCCGAGGCTGCGGTTTCCCAAGATGGTGCGCCGGGCAGAGGCGGTGCGCGGCGCGGCGGACCGGGCGGTGCTGGCAGCGCAGTGGTCGTACGGCCCGTCACCGACGCCACGATCAACGATCGCCTTACTGCGATCGGCACCGGCAGGGCGCTCCATTCGGTAGCAGTGCGGCCTTATGCGTCCGGCCGGCTGGTGGAGATCCTGGCCAAACCCGGCGAACCGGTGGAGGCCGGCGCGGTAATCGCGCGGCTGGATGCCGAAGCCGAGGAAATCGCGCTGGATCGCGCCCAGCTTGCCCTCGACGACGCGCAGGCCCGGCTGGAGCGCATTGAGGCCCTCCGCTCCTCCAACACCGTGACCGCCGTCCAGCAGACCGAGGCGGAGCTTCAGGTGCGTAACGCGGCACTGGCGTTGCGCGATGCGCGGCTGGCGCTGGCAAGGCGACAGATAATCGCTCCCATCGGCGGCATGCTGGGCATCCTGCCGGTGTCTTTGGGAGACTATGTCACCTCCTCGTCGGACATCGCCAGGCTCGACGACCGGTCGCAGCTTCTGGTGGATTTCTGGGTGCCCGAAAAATATGCCCGCGCCATCACCGTTGGCGCGCCCCTTGTGGCCGAATCGGTCGCCAGGCCGGGCGAGCGTTATCAGGGCCAGGTTCGGGCCATCGACAACCAGGTCGACGAAGGCAGCCGCACCCTGCGCATCCAGGGCCTTATCGAGAATCCCGGTGACGTACTGCGTTCCGGCATGGCCTTCCAGGTGACGATGCGGTTCGACGGGGAAAGCTTCCCCGCCGTCGATCCGCTCTCGATCCAGTGGGGCAGCGACGGCGCCTATGTCTGGGTCGTTCGCGACGGCGTCGCCCGGAGAACGCCGGTGCGCATCGTCCAGCGCAACGCCGATCTCGTGCTCGTGGACGGCACCTTCGAAGACGGCGACCAGGTGGTCACCGAGGGCGTGCATTCGGTCCGCGAGGGCCAGAAGGTGATGGTCGCCGGAGACGAGGCCGGCAACGGCGGCGCCGGCCGTGGCTCGTGA
- a CDS encoding DNA-binding domain-containing protein, with product MRPSSHSKSAPAAAGNYGAAFGAAILDPDQPRPERVTGPRGKAAEKRFNVYRNNVTYGLVTALSEIFPAIARLLGEQNFRLLAREFLRAHPPRSRLVIEYGHEFADFLAGFQPVRHLKYLPDLARLERAWLDAYHAADAAPLGPGEIEALPPDALAGARFVPHPAVRIVRSSYAVHAIFMAQRSAEMPGRIYAAEPENVLITRPGLQVRLYKLAPGPLQFIETLMSGSSLHIAAETTLATVPSFDLAPAIGLLIESGAFSGCTPGEKSAGAQQEG from the coding sequence ATGCGGCCCAGCTCTCATAGCAAAAGCGCGCCAGCCGCGGCAGGGAACTACGGGGCAGCGTTCGGCGCCGCGATACTGGATCCCGACCAGCCCAGGCCCGAACGGGTGACAGGCCCGCGCGGCAAGGCCGCCGAGAAGCGCTTCAATGTCTACCGCAACAATGTCACTTACGGTCTGGTGACGGCGCTTTCGGAGATCTTCCCGGCGATCGCCCGCCTGCTGGGCGAACAGAACTTCCGCTTGCTCGCCCGCGAGTTTCTGCGGGCCCACCCGCCACGCTCGCGGCTGGTCATCGAATACGGGCATGAATTTGCCGACTTTCTCGCGGGATTCCAGCCGGTTCGTCACCTGAAATACCTGCCCGACCTTGCTCGCCTGGAGCGCGCATGGCTCGACGCCTACCATGCGGCCGATGCCGCACCTCTCGGACCGGGGGAAATTGAAGCGCTGCCGCCGGACGCTTTGGCGGGTGCGCGCTTTGTCCCGCACCCGGCCGTCCGCATCGTCCGCTCCAGCTATGCCGTCCACGCGATTTTCATGGCTCAGCGTAGCGCGGAAATGCCCGGACGCATTTATGCCGCCGAGCCGGAGAATGTGCTGATCACCCGCCCGGGCCTGCAGGTGAGGCTTTATAAGCTCGCGCCCGGACCGCTTCAGTTCATCGAAACGCTGATGTCCGGCAGCAGCCTGCACATAGCGGCCGAAACCACGCTCGCAACTGTCCCCTCCTTCGACCTGGCGCCGGCCATCGGCCTGCTCATCGAGAGCGGCGCGTTCAGCGGCTGCACGCCGGGAGAAAAGAGTGCGGGGGCACAACAGGAAGGATGA
- a CDS encoding cupin domain-containing protein: MKKHSTGDSWRPDPDRWHGEWQRPDTGSGVSIIFNETDTIGYGPALHSHPYAETFIVRKGRVRFVVGNEVIIATEGDILVAPAGAPHRFENMGPERLEMIDIHASPTFVTEWL; this comes from the coding sequence ATGAAAAAGCATTCCACCGGCGATTCGTGGCGGCCCGACCCGGATCGCTGGCACGGCGAATGGCAGCGGCCTGACACGGGAAGCGGCGTATCGATCATCTTCAACGAAACCGACACGATCGGCTATGGCCCCGCGCTGCACAGCCACCCCTATGCCGAGACCTTCATCGTCAGGAAGGGCAGGGTGCGGTTCGTCGTGGGCAACGAGGTCATCATCGCCACGGAGGGCGACATACTCGTTGCACCGGCAGGCGCGCCTCACCGCTTCGAGAACATGGGGCCGGAGCGGCTGGAGATGATCGACATCCATGCCAGCCCGACCTTCGTCACCGAATGGCTCTAG
- a CDS encoding N-formylglutamate amidohydrolase, which produces MSAVDDFSDVPAFEIRSAGEQRSPFLFNSPHSGRHYPDRFLRMSCLDAAAIRRSEDCYVDELFNPASAFGAPLLVANFPRAYLDVNREPWELDPRMFYEPLPSFANMRSPRVAGGLGTIPKLVGEGQDIYGCRLPLSEALMRIDAIYRPYHACLAEMLSRTRARFGYAVLIDCHSMPANIRVGEAGMRPDFIIGDRFGASATSGLTEYAIGLLSAKGYKVVHNKPYAGGFITEHYGRPTEQLHALQIEINRGLYLNERTFERTEGFARLAVDIREFVRDLMMIPDQYFVSPLAAE; this is translated from the coding sequence ATGAGCGCGGTTGACGATTTCTCCGACGTTCCCGCATTCGAAATTCGCTCGGCGGGCGAGCAGCGCTCTCCTTTCCTGTTCAACTCGCCGCATAGCGGCCGGCACTACCCCGACCGGTTCCTTCGCATGAGCTGCCTCGACGCGGCAGCGATCCGACGTTCGGAAGATTGCTATGTGGACGAGCTCTTCAACCCCGCTTCGGCCTTCGGTGCGCCGCTGCTCGTGGCCAATTTTCCACGGGCCTATCTGGATGTGAACCGCGAGCCGTGGGAGCTCGACCCGCGCATGTTCTACGAGCCGCTGCCTTCCTTCGCCAACATGCGTTCGCCGCGGGTGGCCGGCGGCCTCGGCACGATTCCAAAGCTCGTCGGGGAAGGGCAGGACATCTATGGATGCCGGCTGCCGCTTTCCGAGGCGCTGATGCGCATCGACGCGATCTACAGGCCCTATCATGCGTGCCTCGCCGAGATGCTCAGTCGCACAAGGGCGCGGTTCGGCTATGCGGTGCTGATCGACTGCCACTCCATGCCGGCCAATATCCGGGTGGGCGAGGCGGGCATGCGGCCGGATTTCATCATAGGCGACCGCTTCGGTGCGTCCGCAACGTCCGGCCTGACCGAGTACGCCATAGGGCTGCTTTCGGCCAAGGGATACAAGGTCGTCCATAACAAGCCCTATGCCGGCGGCTTCATCACGGAGCATTACGGGCGACCGACCGAACAACTCCATGCCCTGCAGATCGAGATCAACCGGGGGCTCTATCTCAACGAACGCACCTTCGAGCGGACGGAGGGCTTTGCCCGCCTTGCCGTCGACATTCGCGAATTCGTGCGCGACCTGATGATGATCCCGGACCAGTATTTCGTCTCACCGCTTGCGGCGGAGTGA
- the hisN gene encoding histidinol-phosphatase produces MGPTPDFMRRIAAAAAAETLPRFRNGGLVDNKLAAGFDPVTEADKGAEKAIRTLIREEFPEHGIIGEEFGAENAGHSHVWVIDPIDGTRAFISGLPLWGTLVGLTVEGKAVAGLMSQPFIGELYFADGGGAFYEGPGGNRRLTTRPTTALGDATLCTTTPALFNGLRRALYDRVEQAVKLPRYGTDCYAYAMVAAGHVDLVVECDLQPYDIVGLIPIIEKAGGVITRWDGAAAEKGGDIVAAATPELHSQAMELLNAS; encoded by the coding sequence ATGGGTCCCACTCCGGATTTCATGCGCCGTATTGCCGCGGCGGCGGCGGCCGAGACGCTGCCGCGTTTTCGCAATGGCGGCTTGGTCGACAACAAGCTGGCCGCCGGTTTCGATCCCGTCACGGAGGCAGACAAGGGGGCCGAAAAGGCTATAAGGACGCTGATCCGGGAAGAATTTCCCGAACACGGCATCATCGGCGAAGAATTCGGGGCGGAAAATGCCGGGCACAGCCATGTGTGGGTCATCGATCCCATCGACGGCACACGGGCATTCATCTCCGGCCTGCCGCTGTGGGGCACGCTTGTCGGCTTGACGGTGGAGGGCAAGGCCGTTGCGGGGCTGATGTCGCAGCCCTTTATCGGCGAGCTTTATTTCGCGGATGGCGGAGGCGCATTCTACGAGGGGCCGGGCGGCAACCGGCGGCTCACGACACGCCCGACCACGGCACTTGGCGATGCGACGCTCTGCACCACGACGCCGGCGCTGTTCAACGGACTGCGGCGGGCGCTTTACGACCGGGTGGAGCAAGCGGTGAAGCTGCCGCGCTACGGGACAGATTGCTACGCTTATGCAATGGTCGCGGCCGGTCACGTCGATTTGGTCGTCGAGTGCGATCTCCAGCCCTACGATATCGTAGGGCTGATACCCATTATCGAGAAGGCTGGCGGCGTGATCACGCGGTGGGACGGGGCGGCGGCCGAAAAGGGCGGCGATATCGTTGCCGCCGCGACGCCCGAGCTGCATTCCCAGGCCATGGAACTACTGAACGCTTCATGA